The Silene latifolia isolate original U9 population chromosome Y, ASM4854445v1, whole genome shotgun sequence sequence AGGAAAGGGGCCTAGATGATGCGGTATCACCACAACAGTCTCATTCTGAAAAAGAGAACGAAATAGTGGCTGCTCTCCATGCCCTTCCTACAAACATGGGGTGGAAACAAATCTTTCATCTACCTAAAGATAAGCGTAAGCTGATAATTCAAGGACTTGAGAAGCCGTAATTGTACGCAGCAAGATGAAGGAAAATGCGAGCCTCCCGAGCAATCAATCGGATGTGTCTCCGCAATGCAGCTTTGagtttctcggatgaggattttaCTTGGATCCAAGCCTCACAACAGGCCACTTTATGTGTCGGGGTACATCCGGGGGAAAAAGGTCAAGCGCATCTTAATAGATGGAGGCTCAGGAGTCAATCTCATGCCAAAATCCACCATGAATGAATTAGGGATCACAATGGATGAACTCTCGAGTAGTCGAACAatgattcatggtttcaacttgaatgggGAGCGTGCGGTTGGCATGATCCGTGTGAACCTTACCATGGGTGATCTTTCTTCCGACACATTGTTCCATGTCATGGATGGCAAGACATCGTTCAAACTATTGCTGGGACGACCTTGGAAGCACGAAAACGGAGTTGTCgcctcaaccctccatcaatgcTTGAAATATTATCGTGGTGGCGAAAGGAAAATAGACGGAGACGCCAAACCTTTCTCTAAGGTCGACTCTTTCTTCGCTGATGCAAAATTCTTTGAAGAAAATGGTACTTCCCGGTGAAttcatgccaaccaccatctcttcaaCGGGAAAAGGAGGTAAGCGGGAAAAGAACATCATCAAAGAGGATGAAGTGCAAGTCTGCTAAAGAAAATGATGTTAAGAAAGATGTAGACAAGGTCAACAAAACAGCTACTCTGTTGCGTCAGGTCACCCAAGAAGCAAGAGACGCCGCAGAAAACTACACCACCAGTACTACGCTACATCCCGAAGTCTCGCCGCAAAGATGGGGAGAGTCCTTTTGCAGAGTGTCTAACACCAAAGATAGAGCCTAAGGATAAAAAGTCAAGTCTGGTGTTCAAGCAGGAATGGGTAGCCAAAGTCGTTACACCTctaccaagttcatctcaaaCGAAGATTGTGAGACCTCCTCCGAATGGCTTTGTCTGTTCATCCAGTCAATCATCAAGTGAAGGAAACAAGGGGATAtttgattccaatgcttacaagctaCTTGCGAAGGCTGGATATGACTTTACAAATCCGACTCCTCTCGGCAAAGTCATAGAAGTTGAGCCGTACGGTCTTAACAAAGCGCAACATGAAGTGTTCAAGCAAGATGGGAGCTTCATGGTGACCAGGGCCGGCCTCGGATATGAGTCTCCTGCACCTGTGAAGATTGGTGCTCGTAGAAAAGGGGCTACCGCATCTTCTCAAAGACATCACAAAGAGAAGAGgttgaagaaaatgaagaaggagaGGAAAAGATGCATCCATCTTCAGTCTTCGATCGAATAAGTCCACCTGCAGAGAAGTGTCGTCCTTCTATATTTACAAGGTTAGGGAGACCAAATTCTTCAACCAAACACATTTCTGTCTTTGCTAGGCTTGGCAATCAAGGAGAAAGTAAGGTCAAAGTGTCAACACCTTCGTTGCGCATAAACAAGAAGGGCGCAATACATGAACGCTTGGGTGGTCCATCAAAAACAGTCTTCAGTCGACTAGGGGCTCTCAAGAGGAATAGTGGTgagggtcgtcctctctcaacttttgcaacacaaaatgaagaagaagtaagAGTAAGCGATGATTTGAGAAGCGCAATACCATCTCGCATGAAGCGTATGCAAGTAGTGGATATCATCCAGCATGAGCCACTCAAAGCAAGGAAGCGCGTACTAGTTCTCACAGGCCAGTCAAAAAATGTTGAGCCTATTCCTTCCTCTTCACGTCCCTCTGATGTAAAGAAGCCAAGAGATTTAGAAGTTACAATGTCATCATATCATATCACAAGAGAAGAGATACCGACGAGAATGAAGAAGTTGAGGCCGATGAGGCCCCGAAAACACTTGAAGACGGGGGCAATCGATCGTGGATGAACTCAAGGAACTCAATTTGGGAACCATCAAGATCCTCGCCCCATTTATGTCAGTGCTTTGCtgactaaggaagaagaagaggagtactACAAGTTATTGGTCGagtacaaagatgtcttcgcttggagctataaagagatgcccggactcagcccaaaaattgcagttcatcgtctagcaatcaagaaaggcaccaatcccaaaaagcaacctcaacgtcgtttcaggccggagcttgtacctgaaattgaaaaggaagtcaataaactcattgaagcaggtttcattcgagaagtcaaatattctacctggatagcaaacattgtcccggtcagaaagaagaatggacaactgcgcatatgtgtcgacttcagagaccttaatgatgcatgcccgaaggatgacttccctttgccagttacagagttgatgattgacgcaaccactggtcatgaagccctctcattcatggattgtactgctggttacaatcaaatacatatggcacccgaagatcaagaagcaacaggttttcgaaccccaaaagggatctttcgctacagtcatgccgtttggattgaagaatgctggcgctacgtaccaacgcgcaatgcaaaagatctttgatgacatgctgcataaaataatagagtgttatgttgatgacgtggttgtcaaatcaaagaaaagagaagaccatatcaaagaccttcgaaccgtctttgaaagacttagaaaatgtcaactcaagatgaatccactCAAGTGTGCGTTCGGTGTCACATCTGGGAAGTTCTTGGGGTTTGTGGTTAGGCatagaggcattgaaattgaccaaacaaaAATTAAAGCCATCAACGAAATGCCGGAACCAAAGACGTTAAAAGAGTTGCGCGGATTGCAAGGACGTTTGGCATACATTCGAAGGTTCATATCTAACCTAGCAGGACGTTGCCAACCATTCAGccatctcatgaaaaaggatgctccattccaatgggatgaaaaatgcaaaaatgcttttGATAGCATCAAGAAGTACTTGGCCAGTGCACGTCTTTGGGGCACCAATTCCGGGGAAAGCCACTTGTCCTCTACATCGCAAAGACAAGAACGCTCGGGGGCAATGTgtgctcaagaaattgaagaccgtAAAGAGAGAGCACTCTATTACTTGAGTCGTACCTTGGTTGGAGCCGAGTTGAATTACTTGCCCATAGAGAAGATATGTCTTGCTTTGGTGTTCGCCATCCAGAAGTTGAGACACTACATGCAGGCGCATACCATACACGTGGTCTCAAAAGCCgatccaatcaagtacatactctcaagACCAGTCTTGTCTGGAAGACTTGCGAAATGGGCAATGTTACTTAAGCAGTATGACTTGGTGTTCGTGCCTCAAAAGGTTGTCAAAGGCCAAGCTATCGCCGACTTCTTTGCGATCATCCGGTCAAAGCAGAGTGGGAAATTTCGAGATGACCTCCCAGGAGAAGAAATTTTCTATGTGGACGTCCTACCTCCATGGCAAATGTACTTTGATGGTGCTGCAAGGAAGGACGGAGCTGGAGCCGGAGTTGTAttcgtaactccacaaaatcatctcATGCCGTACTCCTTTACGCTCACTCAGTTGTGCTCAAATAATATGGCAGAATACCAAGCTCTCATACTCGGCCTCCAAATGGCGATCGAAATAGGTGTTAGAGATATGGACATCTACGGCGACTCAAAGCTTGTGGTCAACCAAGTCCTTGGTGAATATGAAGTGaaaaaggaagacttgattccCTACCATCAACAGGCATTACAACTGCTGAATCAACTTGACGACATCCATGTTGGTCATGTGCcaaggagtgccaataagttggTTGACGCGCTTGCTAATCTTGCACCACTTTGGCATCGGGGCGAAGAGTCTATGAAAGTCCCGATCCGCAATCGTTGGGTAGTATCATCGCTTGAAGGAGAAGAAAATGTAGACACAACCAACATGATTTGCGTCTACACGCTTGATGAAGATGATCGGCGTCAACCTATCATTGATTTTTGGACCACCAAAAACTACCCGATGATCCCAAACATAAGGTAGAAATACGTCGACGTGCTCCAAAGTTCATTCACTATAAAGGGACACTCTGACGACGTTCTTTCTCGGGCCAATGGTTGAGGTGTCTAAGCAAGGACGAAGCTACCGAAGCAATGCATGAAGCTCATTTCGGCATTTGTGGTGCTCATCAACTGGGCCTAAACTTCATGATCGCGTAAAGAGAATGGGGTATTATTGGCCAACCATGGTGCAAGATTGTATGGACTTTGCAAAAAAATGTGAACCCCGTCGTTCTACGCAAACTTCATACACCAACCGCCGGAGCGTTACACCCATTGTTtcttcatggccctttgaagcttggggacttgaTGTTGTGGGACCTCTTACTCCAAAGGCCTCAAATGGACACGAGTATATACTCGCCGCCACCGATCGCTTCTCAAAATGGGCGAAGCCATCACACtacgggaagtgaagaaagaaaatgttgtggacTTCATTAGAACCCAAATCCATCTGAGATATGGTGTACCTCAACGTATCACAATCGACAATGGGAAACAATTTTTCAACCATCCGATGACAAGTCCGggagaaaaattcaagttcaaacaatacaagtcatccatgtacaatgcctctgcaaatggtttggttgaagcctttaataaaactctttgcaatttgttgagaaaagtagtagcaaagtcaaagcgagattggcatgaaagaattggtgaggcgttgtgggcatatcgtaccacatacaaaacacctactcGGCAACCCCGCACGCGTTGGTGTATGGAGTGGAGGCCGTGTTGCCTTTGGAGTTGCAGATCCCTTCTTTACGCATTGCTATTCAGAAGGGACTCACAgatgatgagaatgacaaattgcgattagcagagttggaagctctcgatgaaaagagattagaggctcaacaaaagctccagtgctatcaagcaaggttgtcacgcgcattcaacaaaaaggtgcgcCCTCGTTCTTTCCAAGTAGGAGACCTCGTCCTGCAAAGACGAAGACCAATCATCACCTCTCACAAGCCGTTGGCAAGTTCACCTCTAAGTGGGATGGTCCATACGTGGTACAGGAGGTCTATACAAATGGTGCTTACAAAATCGTGGATGAAGACGGCGTTCGAGTAGGCCcaatcaatgggaagtttttgaagcgttactattcttaaatcccaacagtgaaggctcctaagcaagagcgtaaactgcaagtccaagctcctaagcaagaggttaaactgtatacaaaaaaaaaaaaaaaaaaaaaaaaaaaaaaaaaaaaaaaaaaaaaaaaaaaaaaaaaaatatatactccTTTCTTCCTttatgaactacgtcggcttgatcttgtgAAATACACTTTGTGCTTCACAAGTACGTAGGCAACTTGGGTGAATATGtagctcaagtgcagccacacctccaaaaaaaaaaaaaaaaaaaaaaaaaaaaaaaaaatccctctCTTGAACTACGTTGGGCTTGATCTTGCAAGTTGTCATCTTGGTAGCTTTGCGAGTACGTAGGCAGTTTGAGCAAACACTttgttcaagtgcagccacaccaaaaaaccaaaaaaattacaGCAAAATAATTACTCCTGGCCCGCAAGAGTTTAAACTGTGTACGGCTAAAATTACAGTCAATCATCAACCAAGGTTGTAAAAGCAAGGCCATGTTAATCGATGATGAGTTCCGCTTGAGCTGGGTCTTTACACTATTTGCTTCACGGTTAGCATTGGATAAATCTTTAAAAAAGAGGGTCACATCGCATACAGGTGATGAAATGATGTAACAATCTGGCACATAAAGGCTTGGAACTTCCTTACAATCGACGAGCGAGTTCATTGCATGGTAACTCCAAAGGGAACCCAAGATGACCCATCCAGGAGTGACTCGTACTCTCTTGGAGTCGACGAGTCAGGTCCATTGCGAGTTGCATCCctgcaaataaaaaaaaaaaaaaaaaaaaaggacaaataCAAGTTAATATAGAGAATATGAGGAAGTCTTTTGCAAGTAGGAGGGACATCATGTCTAGAAGTTTATTCGTCCGGCAGGTCTCATGAGGAGAGGGTAATGAAATAATAGTCTTCATAAGGAGGTTCATTGCATGGTtcttcaaaactgtgtcgcgatgacccgaatgggttcaccctgacacaacctgtcgcgatgacccaaaaaaaaatgggttcaccctaacaggcaataagtcttcaaaactgtgtcgcgatgacccgaatgggttcaccctaacaggcaataagtcttcaaaactgtgtcgcgatgacccgaatgggttcaccctgacacaacctgtcgcgatgacccaaaaaaaaatgggttcaccctaacaggcaataagtcttcaaaactgtgtcgcgatgacccgaatgggttcaccctgacacaacctgtcgcgatgacccaaaaaaaaatgggttcaccctaacaggcaataagtcttcaaaactgtgtcgcgatgacccgagtgggttcaccctgacaactCGACTAGAGGCTGAAATATTGTCTGAAATAATAAATCGTCTGTGGTGAATAAATAAAATTGCGCCTTCGAATTAAAATTGCTTGATCAAGAGGGACCCCTGCATATACAACAAGCTAACAACCATACAAGCAATGAAACGGGCTAGATATGTCTAATGTTAGAATGTATATAAAGCTCAAAGAAAGGGGCCGGACGAATAAAGGGTATGGAAATACTACCACGAAGAGACGATAACAAACCAACTCCTAATGCTGGCCGTCCACAAAGTATATAATAATTAACAAATGTGAAAATGCGAGTTAGTGGAACACAATGCTGGCCGTCCACAAAGTATATAAATTTTCACTAGTGGAACACAATGCTTTACTTGGTACGTAGTATCTTGAAGAGTTTTCCCATTAAAAAAGTGAAAACTTTTGCAGTGGAGGATGATTTATGATTTATTTTAATCAGTAATACCCATATGGCCGTATCAAGTACTTCGTCGAAGCTAGCTATCTATAGAAGATAGAAATCGCCGCGACATCACAATACTCATACTTGACCATTATATATCATCAGGCCGGCAGAAGCGACGAGGTATGTGTGACCTTAAGCACCGGTCCAAGCAGCGCCACCGTTGTCACTCTTGCAAACGCTATACAAAAAAAGGATGTCATCACAGCTCTCCGATTGATAACGGCAAACTTAATTGAGCATTAGTCTACAAAGGATAATCGCATAATTTCGTGGCTGTCATGAAAAAATAACAAAGAGCTAGGCATGAGACATTAGCACGCTACGATCGATTAGTTTATGGA is a genomic window containing:
- the LOC141629057 gene encoding uncharacterized protein LOC141629057, encoding MCAQEIEDRKERALYYLSRTLVGAELNYLPIEKICLALVFAIQKLRHYMQAHTIHVVSKADPIKYILSRPVLSGRLAKWAMLLKQYDLVFVPQKVVKGQAIADFFAIIRSKQSGKFRDDLPGEEIFYVDVLPPWQMYFDGAARKDGAGAGVVFVTPQNHLMPYSFTLTQLCSNNMAEYQALILGLQMAIEIGVRDMDIYGDSKLVVNQVLGEYEVKKEDLIPYHQQALQLLNQLDDIHVGHVPRSANKLVDALANLAPLWHRGEESMKVPIRNRWVVSSLEGEENVDTTNMICVYTLDEDDRRQPIIDFWTTKNYPMIPNIR